One Thauera sp. K11 DNA window includes the following coding sequences:
- a CDS encoding AMP-binding protein has translation MSTPQGGAVEAEVLRIVGELVGELRAGRPAAAALDSHLERDLGLDSLARVELLARLERSAGVRLPPDTLAAAETPRQLAQALHDAHPDIAAAVPEPVAAAPAREHVEAPAAATLVEVLQWHAQHWRQRVHVRLLHDDAEVAALSYGALLDSGLQMAAGLRRTGLQPGDAVAIMLPTGLEFFAGFFGALLAGGVPVPMYPPTRPSQLEDHLRRQAGILASCGAPVLLTVAEARLAAGVLRAQTPTLRHVVTPPELQEDGAAGTAAPASAGGLALLQYTSGSTGNPKGVMLTHANLLANIRAWSGAIALAPGDVCVSWLPLYHDMGLIGTWLGSLYNGNPLVLMPPLDFLSRPVNWLRAIHRYRGTITAAPNFAFELVVRHAARAELAGLDLSCWRLAINGAEPVSPDTMERFCAHLAPAGFRREAMTPLYGLAENAVGLTVPAPGRGPLIDRVRRDTFLRRALAVPAADVGDADAIRFVGCGRPLPGHALRVVDAGGTPLPERQVGRIEFQGPSATAGYYRNPEETARLFDGDWLDTGDLGYLAGGELFVTGRVKDMIIRGGRNLYPYELEEAIGALPGVRRGCVAVFGALDRATAGERLVAVVETREDADEARRTLVRAVEDLALERLGLPLDEVVLAPPHSVLKTSSGKIRRAATRDLYLAGALGSRRGVRMQMLRLAAAGLAAQGRHLLARCGALSWAGWAWAMLLVLAPPVWLAVVALRRPARGWRIARHGARAYARLIGVPVEVEGTVNLPPQVPCVVAANHASYVDGLVAVAALARPFTFVAKRELGEHPIAGPFLRGLGAAFVERFSLADSVGAARELGERARAGESLFFFPEGTFVRRAGLREFRLGAFLTAAEAGLEVVPLAIRGTRAVLPDETWMPRRAAITVHLDEPLAASGRTWQAAVALRDAVRARILARCGEPDLAG, from the coding sequence ATGAGCACGCCGCAGGGCGGGGCGGTCGAGGCCGAGGTGCTGCGCATCGTCGGCGAACTCGTCGGCGAGCTGCGCGCCGGACGGCCGGCCGCGGCGGCGCTGGACAGCCACCTCGAGCGCGACCTGGGCCTGGACAGCCTGGCGCGGGTGGAGCTTCTCGCCCGCCTCGAACGCAGCGCCGGCGTCAGGCTGCCGCCCGACACGCTGGCCGCCGCCGAGACGCCGCGCCAGTTGGCGCAGGCGCTGCACGACGCGCATCCGGACATCGCCGCGGCCGTCCCCGAACCCGTCGCGGCGGCGCCGGCCCGAGAGCACGTCGAGGCGCCGGCGGCGGCCACGCTCGTCGAGGTGCTGCAATGGCATGCGCAGCACTGGCGGCAGCGTGTCCATGTGCGCCTGCTGCATGACGATGCCGAGGTGGCGGCGCTCAGCTACGGTGCCCTGCTCGACTCCGGCCTGCAGATGGCGGCGGGCCTGCGGCGCACCGGGCTGCAGCCCGGCGACGCGGTGGCGATCATGCTGCCGACCGGGCTCGAGTTCTTCGCCGGCTTCTTCGGCGCGCTGCTGGCGGGCGGCGTACCGGTGCCGATGTACCCGCCGACGCGGCCGTCGCAACTGGAGGACCATCTGCGCCGCCAGGCCGGCATCCTGGCCAGTTGCGGCGCCCCGGTCCTGCTCACGGTGGCGGAGGCGCGCCTGGCGGCCGGCGTGCTGCGCGCGCAGACGCCGACGCTGCGCCACGTCGTCACGCCGCCGGAACTGCAGGAGGATGGCGCTGCGGGGACGGCCGCGCCGGCATCGGCAGGCGGACTCGCGCTGCTGCAATACACCTCGGGCAGCACCGGCAACCCCAAGGGCGTGATGCTGACCCACGCCAACCTGCTCGCCAACATCCGCGCCTGGAGCGGCGCGATCGCGCTCGCTCCCGGGGACGTGTGCGTGAGCTGGCTGCCGCTGTACCACGACATGGGCCTCATCGGGACCTGGCTCGGCAGCCTGTACAACGGCAATCCCCTGGTGCTGATGCCGCCGCTGGATTTCCTGTCGCGTCCGGTCAACTGGCTGCGCGCGATCCACCGTTACCGCGGCACCATCACCGCGGCGCCGAACTTCGCTTTCGAACTGGTGGTGCGCCATGCCGCCCGGGCCGAACTCGCGGGGCTGGACCTGTCGTGCTGGCGGCTGGCGATCAACGGCGCGGAACCGGTGAGCCCGGACACGATGGAGCGCTTTTGCGCGCACCTCGCCCCGGCCGGTTTCAGGCGCGAGGCGATGACGCCGCTCTACGGCCTGGCCGAGAACGCGGTCGGGCTCACGGTGCCCGCCCCCGGCCGCGGCCCCCTCATCGACAGGGTGCGGCGCGACACCTTCCTGCGCCGCGCGCTGGCGGTGCCCGCGGCGGACGTCGGCGATGCGGACGCGATCCGTTTCGTCGGCTGCGGGCGGCCGCTGCCCGGGCACGCGCTGCGCGTGGTGGATGCCGGCGGGACGCCGCTGCCGGAGCGGCAGGTGGGGCGCATCGAATTCCAGGGGCCCTCGGCCACCGCCGGGTACTACCGCAACCCGGAGGAGACCGCGCGCCTCTTCGACGGCGACTGGCTCGACACCGGCGACCTCGGCTACCTCGCCGGCGGCGAGCTGTTCGTCACCGGCCGCGTCAAGGACATGATCATCCGCGGCGGGCGCAACCTCTATCCCTACGAACTGGAGGAGGCGATCGGTGCGCTGCCCGGCGTGCGCCGCGGCTGCGTCGCGGTGTTCGGCGCGCTCGACCGGGCGACGGCGGGCGAGCGCCTGGTCGCGGTGGTCGAGACGCGCGAGGACGCGGACGAGGCGCGCCGCACGCTGGTGCGCGCCGTCGAGGACCTGGCGCTGGAACGCCTCGGCCTGCCGCTCGACGAGGTCGTGCTGGCACCGCCGCACAGCGTGCTGAAGACGTCCAGCGGCAAGATCCGCCGCGCCGCGACGCGCGATCTCTACCTCGCCGGCGCGCTGGGCAGTCGCCGCGGCGTGCGCATGCAGATGCTGCGCCTTGCCGCCGCGGGCCTGGCCGCGCAGGGCCGGCACCTGCTGGCGCGCTGCGGTGCGCTGTCGTGGGCCGGCTGGGCATGGGCGATGCTGCTGGTGCTGGCGCCGCCGGTGTGGCTGGCGGTGGTGGCACTGCGCCGTCCCGCGCGGGGCTGGCGCATCGCCCGGCACGGGGCGCGGGCCTATGCGCGGCTGATCGGCGTGCCGGTCGAGGTGGAAGGCACGGTCAACCTGCCGCCGCAGGTGCCGTGCGTGGTGGCGGCCAACCATGCGAGCTATGTCGATGGCCTGGTGGCGGTCGCGGCGCTGGCGCGGCCCTTCACCTTCGTCGCCAAGCGCGAGCTGGGCGAGCATCCGATCGCCGGCCCCTTCCTGCGCGGCCTCGGCGCCGCCTTCGTGGAGCGCTTCTCCCTGGCCGACAGCGTCGGGGCCGCGCGCGAACTTGGCGAACGTGCCCGCGCCGGGGAGTCGCTGTTCTTCTTCCCGGAGGGGACCTTCGTCCGCCGCGCCGGGCTGCGCGAGTTTCGCCTCGGCGCCTTCCTGACAGCCGCGGAGGCCGGCCTCGA
- a CDS encoding peroxidase-related enzyme (This protein belongs to a clade of uncharacterized proteins related to peroxidases such as the alkylhydroperoxidase AhpD.) — MTERAISRFPLPPLDSLPQDVRGRILAVQEKAGFVPNIFLALAHRPAEFHAFFDYHDALMEKDAGLTKAEREMIVVATSGANECLYCVVAHGAILRIRAKNPRLADQLATNHRKAEITPRQRAMLDYAMKVALRAQEIGDEDHAALRAHGFDDDAIWDIGAIAAFFGMSNRIVNFASIAPNDEFYLMGRLPRT; from the coding sequence ATGACCGAGCGCGCCATCAGCCGCTTCCCGCTACCTCCACTCGATTCGCTGCCGCAGGACGTGCGCGGGCGCATTCTCGCCGTGCAGGAAAAGGCGGGGTTCGTGCCCAACATCTTTCTGGCGCTCGCGCACCGGCCGGCGGAGTTCCACGCCTTCTTCGACTACCACGATGCGCTGATGGAAAAGGACGCCGGCCTCACCAAGGCCGAGCGCGAGATGATCGTCGTCGCCACCTCCGGGGCCAACGAGTGCCTGTACTGCGTGGTGGCCCACGGCGCGATCCTGCGCATCCGCGCGAAGAATCCGCGCCTGGCCGACCAGCTTGCGACCAACCACCGCAAGGCCGAGATCACGCCGCGCCAGCGCGCGATGCTCGACTATGCGATGAAGGTCGCGCTGCGCGCGCAGGAGATCGGCGACGAGGACCATGCCGCGCTGCGGGCGCACGGCTTCGACGACGATGCGATCTGGGACATCGGCGCCATCGCCGCCTTCTTCGGCATGAGCAACCGCATCGTGAACTTCGCCAGCATCGCGCCCAACGACGAGTTCTATCTGATGGGACGCCTGCCCAGGACCTGA
- a CDS encoding dienelactone hydrolase family protein, giving the protein MNTVAHPEIDSLLPAAHMDRRTFVTTVAAAGFALAVQPVQAQTVITTDAEGLEAGDATIAVAGGSLPLYFARPAASAANGAVPVVLVVQEIFGVHEHIRDVCRRLAKAGYLAIAPELYFRVGDPSKYESIPALVENVVSRIPDAQVMADLDACAGWAPEKGGDPDRLAITGFCWGGRIVWLYAAHNPRLKTGVAWYGRLDGSPTNMTPRHPLDVAARLHAPVLGLYGGQDQGIPLKDVEAMRAALAKAGNHSEIVVYPDAPHAFHADYRPSYRPAEAEDGWRRLLQWLPAHLG; this is encoded by the coding sequence ATGAACACCGTCGCCCACCCCGAGATCGACAGCCTGCTCCCCGCCGCCCACATGGACAGGCGCACCTTCGTCACCACCGTCGCCGCCGCCGGTTTCGCGCTGGCGGTGCAGCCCGTGCAGGCACAGACGGTGATCACGACCGATGCGGAGGGACTGGAGGCGGGCGACGCCACGATCGCGGTGGCGGGCGGCAGCCTGCCGCTGTATTTCGCGCGGCCGGCCGCGTCGGCCGCGAACGGCGCCGTGCCGGTGGTTCTGGTGGTGCAGGAGATCTTCGGCGTGCATGAGCACATCCGCGACGTATGCCGGCGCCTGGCGAAGGCGGGCTACCTGGCGATCGCGCCGGAGCTGTACTTCCGCGTCGGCGATCCGTCCAAATACGAGAGCATCCCGGCCCTGGTGGAGAACGTCGTGTCGCGCATCCCCGATGCGCAGGTCATGGCCGATCTCGACGCCTGCGCCGGCTGGGCCCCGGAAAAAGGCGGCGACCCGGACCGGCTCGCCATCACCGGCTTCTGCTGGGGCGGCCGCATCGTCTGGCTGTACGCCGCCCACAACCCCAGGCTGAAGACGGGCGTGGCCTGGTACGGCCGCCTCGACGGCTCGCCCACCAACATGACGCCCCGCCACCCGCTGGACGTCGCCGCGCGCCTGCACGCGCCGGTGCTGGGCCTCTACGGCGGCCAGGACCAGGGCATTCCGCTGAAGGACGTGGAGGCGATGCGCGCCGCGCTGGCCAAGGCCGGCAACCACAGCGAGATCGTCGTCTATCCCGATGCGCCGCACGCCTTCCATGCCGACTACCGCCCCAGCTACCGCCCGGCCGAGGCGGAGGACGGCTGGCGCCGGCTGCTGCAGTGGCTCCCGGCCCACCTCGGCTGA
- a CDS encoding Gx transporter family protein, with translation MTRSTIELVPTAEDHRIARHAAAAIALTVAEAAIPLPLPGVKPGLANIVTLVVLARWGWREAAWVALLRVFAGSLLLGQFLAPGFFLSLSGALASLVALGASMHLPARWFGPVSHSILAAFAHIGAQLLVARLWLVPHDGVFYLVPVFAMAAVVFGLANGLVAARLLAELRAAGPQGPAAG, from the coding sequence ATGACGCGCTCAACTATTGAACTCGTTCCCACCGCAGAGGACCACCGCATCGCCCGCCACGCGGCGGCGGCCATCGCGCTGACGGTGGCCGAGGCGGCGATCCCGCTGCCCTTGCCCGGCGTCAAGCCGGGGCTGGCCAACATCGTCACGCTGGTGGTGCTGGCGCGCTGGGGCTGGCGCGAGGCGGCGTGGGTGGCGCTGCTGCGCGTGTTCGCCGGCAGCCTGCTGCTCGGCCAGTTCCTCGCGCCCGGCTTCTTCCTGAGCCTGTCGGGGGCGCTCGCCAGCCTCGTCGCGCTGGGCGCGTCCATGCATCTGCCGGCGCGCTGGTTCGGCCCGGTGAGCCATAGCATCCTGGCTGCGTTCGCGCACATCGGCGCGCAGTTGCTGGTGGCGCGGCTGTGGCTGGTGCCGCACGACGGCGTGTTCTACCTCGTGCCGGTGTTCGCCATGGCGGCGGTGGTGTTCGGCCTGGCCAACGGCCTGGTGGCGGCGCGCCTGCTCGCCGAACTGCGGGCCGCGGGGCCGCAGGGGCCTGCGGCGGGCTGA
- a CDS encoding NusG domain II-containing protein translates to MSPGAWRHLLRPGDVLVALAGLGVCVHAAVLLWQGGAPDGAVVRAGGKVFAELGLSRRQVVDVPGPLGITRIEIEPGRARVASDPGPRQYCVRQGWLSRAGAVAICAPNQVSLTLTGRGADYDALNY, encoded by the coding sequence ATGAGCCCCGGCGCATGGCGGCACCTGCTGCGTCCGGGGGACGTGCTGGTGGCGCTGGCCGGGCTGGGCGTGTGCGTGCATGCAGCCGTCCTGCTGTGGCAGGGCGGCGCGCCGGACGGCGCGGTGGTGAGGGCGGGAGGCAAGGTGTTCGCCGAACTCGGCCTGTCGCGCCGGCAGGTCGTCGATGTGCCGGGGCCGCTGGGCATCACGCGCATCGAGATCGAGCCGGGCCGCGCGCGCGTCGCCTCCGACCCCGGGCCGCGGCAGTACTGCGTGCGCCAGGGCTGGCTGAGCCGCGCCGGCGCGGTGGCGATCTGCGCGCCCAACCAGGTCAGCCTGACGCTGACGGGGCGCGGGGCGGACTATGACGCGCTCAACTATTGA
- the rapZ gene encoding RNase adapter RapZ: MQIVLISGLSGSGKSIALNVLEDAGYYVVDNLPATLLPQLVSHLRGVGYGRVAVAVDMRSGVSIAALPVQVEALRGIVDDLRFIFLEARDDALIARFSETRRRHPLAEEGVSLEEAIRREREALDEIAELGHRIDTSDLHPNTLRAWVKDFIHVEASEGLTLMFQSFGFKYGIPLDADLVFDVRCLPNPYYDLNLRPLTGKDQLVIDFLKRIPEVGRMAEDIRSFVANWLPAYVRDNRSYLTVAIGCTGGQHRSVYLAEWLAGKFEDKVRVIVRHRSAARRAVDQTASRQ; encoded by the coding sequence ATGCAGATCGTACTCATCAGCGGCCTTTCGGGCTCGGGCAAGAGCATTGCGCTGAACGTGCTGGAGGACGCCGGCTACTACGTCGTGGACAATCTGCCGGCAACGCTGCTGCCGCAGCTCGTGTCCCACCTGCGCGGCGTCGGCTACGGGCGGGTGGCGGTGGCGGTGGACATGCGCTCGGGGGTCAGCATCGCGGCCCTGCCGGTCCAGGTCGAGGCGCTGCGCGGCATCGTCGACGACCTGCGCTTCATCTTCCTGGAGGCGCGCGACGACGCGCTGATCGCGCGCTTCTCCGAAACGCGCCGCCGCCACCCGCTGGCCGAGGAGGGCGTGTCGCTGGAGGAGGCGATCCGCCGCGAGCGCGAGGCGCTGGACGAGATCGCCGAACTCGGCCACCGCATCGACACCAGCGACTTGCACCCCAACACCCTGCGCGCCTGGGTGAAGGACTTCATCCACGTGGAGGCGAGCGAGGGACTCACACTGATGTTCCAGTCCTTCGGCTTCAAGTACGGCATCCCGCTCGACGCCGACCTGGTGTTCGACGTGCGCTGCCTGCCCAATCCCTATTACGACCTGAACCTGCGCCCGCTTACCGGCAAGGACCAGTTGGTGATCGACTTCCTGAAGCGCATCCCCGAAGTGGGCCGCATGGCGGAGGACATCCGCAGCTTCGTGGCCAACTGGCTGCCGGCCTACGTGCGCGACAACCGCAGCTACCTGACGGTGGCCATCGGCTGTACCGGCGGCCAGCACCGTTCGGTCTATCTGGCCGAATGGCTGGCGGGGAAGTTCGAGGACAAGGTGCGGGTGATCGTGCGCCACCGCTCGGCGGCGCGGCGCGCGGTGGACCAGACGGCTTCGCGCCAGTGA
- a CDS encoding MBL fold metallo-hydrolase: MSAALRFPPGLQVFERGWLSANNILLLDGDEATLIDSGYVSHAPQTLALLRGALGGRRLARLINTHSHSDHIGGNAAVQREFGCTITVPEGMAAAVADWDEAALLLSTAAQTGERFAADATLAAGDVFAAGGLQWQALAAPGHDMDALVYYNAERRILISGDALWRDGFGILFADVLGSGDGVGAARRTLEAIGRLAVDAVIPGHGAPFSDFDDALERAFARLRAFEDDGARMARNAIRACLTFHLLDARSIALDELPRHLAETPLYREANARFLGLAPDALAAWLVGELERAGVAHREHGALVASAGSSLPPAQAGAPRPAGGAA, encoded by the coding sequence TTGAGCGCCGCGCTGCGCTTCCCGCCCGGCCTGCAGGTGTTCGAGCGCGGCTGGCTGTCGGCCAACAACATCCTGCTGCTCGACGGCGACGAGGCGACGCTGATCGACAGCGGCTACGTCAGCCACGCGCCGCAGACGCTGGCGCTGCTGCGCGGCGCGCTCGGCGGGCGGCGCCTCGCGCGCCTCATCAACACCCATTCCCATTCCGACCACATCGGCGGCAACGCCGCGGTGCAGCGCGAATTCGGCTGCACGATCACCGTGCCCGAAGGCATGGCCGCGGCGGTGGCGGACTGGGACGAAGCGGCGCTGCTGCTGTCCACCGCGGCGCAGACGGGCGAGCGCTTCGCCGCCGACGCCACGCTGGCCGCGGGCGACGTCTTCGCCGCCGGCGGACTGCAATGGCAGGCGCTGGCGGCGCCGGGCCACGACATGGATGCGCTCGTCTACTACAACGCCGAGCGCCGCATCCTGATCTCGGGCGATGCGCTGTGGCGCGACGGCTTCGGCATCCTGTTCGCCGACGTGCTGGGCAGCGGCGACGGCGTGGGCGCCGCGCGGCGCACGCTGGAGGCGATCGGCCGCCTCGCCGTGGATGCGGTGATCCCCGGCCACGGCGCGCCGTTCTCCGATTTCGACGATGCGCTCGAACGCGCCTTCGCGCGGCTGCGCGCCTTCGAGGACGACGGCGCGCGCATGGCGCGCAATGCGATCCGCGCCTGCCTCACCTTCCACCTGCTCGATGCGCGCAGCATCGCGCTCGACGAACTGCCGCGCCACCTGGCGGAAACGCCGCTGTACCGCGAGGCGAACGCCCGCTTCCTTGGCCTCGCGCCGGATGCGCTGGCGGCCTGGCTGGTGGGTGAACTCGAGCGCGCCGGCGTGGCGCATCGGGAGCACGGCGCGCTGGTCGCGTCGGCGGGGAGCAGCCTGCCGCCGGCGCAGGCCGGCGCGCCCCGGCCCGCGGGCGGAGCAGCCTGA
- a CDS encoding DUF1289 domain-containing protein: MSGDALCVGVCMIDWDSGVCMGCGRTADEINGVPVPPPTDEAAPAAPLPPNVAAEVGEGSD, translated from the coding sequence ATGAGCGGCGATGCACTGTGCGTGGGCGTGTGCATGATCGACTGGGACTCCGGCGTCTGCATGGGCTGCGGACGCACCGCGGACGAAATCAACGGCGTGCCCGTCCCGCCGCCCACGGACGAAGCGGCGCCGGCCGCGCCGCTGCCGCCCAACGTGGCGGCGGAAGTCGGCGAGGGCAGCGATTGA
- a CDS encoding DUF1289 domain-containing protein, whose product MSVPSPCINICRMSAETGLCEGCQRTMDEIACWSRSSDAERRAILALVARRRERLPAARATAEGAAR is encoded by the coding sequence ATGAGCGTCCCTTCCCCCTGCATCAACATCTGCCGCATGAGCGCGGAAACCGGCCTGTGCGAAGGCTGCCAGCGCACGATGGACGAGATCGCATGCTGGAGCCGCAGCTCCGACGCCGAGCGGCGCGCCATCCTCGCGCTCGTCGCGCGGCGGCGGGAACGGCTCCCGGCCGCGCGCGCCACGGCAGAGGGAGCGGCGCGATGA
- a CDS encoding hydroxymethylglutaryl-CoA lyase, with translation MTTSNLPSSVRIVEVGPRDGLQNEKQVVPTDIKVELIERLAEAGLATIEATSFVSPKWVPQMGDSTEVLLRVLAQPAPGVSYPVLTPNLKGFEAALAAGAQEVAVFAAASESFSRKNINCSIAESLERFRPVTAAAREAGVKVRGYISCVAGCPYEGEVAPRKVAGVAATLRDMGCYEISLGDTIGTGNPLSIRRMLEAVMQEVPAAQLAGHYHDTYGMAAANVFASLDMGVAVFDASVGGLGGCPYAAGASGNVATEDLVWLLHGMGIATGIDLDRLVDTAAWISAQLGREPASRVARAVLAKRAQAACVN, from the coding sequence ATGACCACTTCAAACCTGCCGTCCTCCGTGCGCATCGTCGAGGTCGGCCCGCGCGACGGCTTGCAGAACGAAAAGCAGGTGGTGCCGACCGACATCAAGGTCGAACTGATCGAGCGCCTCGCCGAAGCGGGGCTGGCGACCATCGAGGCCACCTCCTTCGTGTCGCCGAAATGGGTGCCGCAGATGGGCGACAGCACCGAGGTGCTGCTCCGCGTGCTGGCGCAGCCGGCGCCCGGAGTCTCCTATCCGGTGCTCACACCCAACCTCAAGGGCTTCGAAGCGGCGCTCGCCGCCGGCGCGCAGGAGGTGGCGGTGTTCGCTGCCGCGTCGGAATCCTTCAGCCGCAAGAACATCAACTGCTCGATCGCCGAATCGCTCGAACGCTTCCGCCCCGTCACCGCGGCCGCGCGGGAGGCGGGCGTGAAGGTGCGCGGCTACATCTCGTGCGTCGCCGGCTGTCCCTACGAGGGCGAGGTGGCGCCGCGGAAGGTGGCCGGGGTCGCCGCCACGCTGCGCGACATGGGCTGCTACGAGATCTCGCTCGGCGACACCATCGGCACCGGCAACCCCTTGAGCATCCGCCGCATGCTGGAAGCGGTCATGCAGGAAGTCCCGGCCGCGCAACTGGCCGGCCACTACCACGACACCTACGGCATGGCCGCGGCCAACGTCTTCGCCTCGCTCGACATGGGCGTGGCGGTGTTCGACGCCTCGGTCGGCGGTCTCGGCGGCTGCCCGTATGCGGCCGGCGCATCCGGCAACGTCGCCACCGAGGATCTGGTGTGGCTGCTGCACGGCATGGGCATCGCCACCGGCATCGACCTCGACCGCCTGGTCGACACCGCCGCCTGGATCAGCGCGCAGCTCGGCCGCGAGCCGGCTTCACGCGTCGCGCGCGCGGTGCTGGCCAAGCGCGCGCAGGCTGCGTGCGTGAACTGA
- a CDS encoding AMP-binding protein produces MGNPSYVHGASDKLLIGQTIGRFFDEACARHAERDALVVRHQDVRLSYVALKHKVDALACGLMRLGLEPGERVGIWSQNNAEWALTQFATAKAGLVLVNINPAYRRAELEYALNKVGCRALVLSPSFKTSDYLEMIGDLAPELGHCEPGLLRSHALPALEFVIRMGAGRTPGMLNLDDLLAAPTRDELTALALRGEKLQFDDPINIQFTSGTTGHPKGATLSHHNILNNGYFVGEAIRLVPGDRLCIPVPLYHCFGMVMGNLGCLTHGATMVYPAEAFDPLSVLEAVSDEKCTALYGVPTMFIAALDHPRFAGFDIASLRTGIMAGSPCPIEVMKRVIERMNMREVTIAYGMTETSPVSFQSGTDDPIDRRVSTVGRIQPHLEVKIVDNEGRIVPRGMPGELCTRGYSVMLGYWGDEARTKEAIDAAGWMHTGDLAVIDEAGYCNIVGRIKDMVIRGGENIYPREIEEFLYSHPGILDVQVVGVPDEKYGEELCAWIIPREEGALTEADVRAFCQGQIAHYKIPRHIRFVDSFPMTVTGKIQKFMIREKMKQELGLQESRTA; encoded by the coding sequence ATGGGCAACCCGAGCTACGTGCATGGCGCATCCGACAAGCTGCTGATCGGCCAGACCATAGGCCGTTTCTTCGACGAAGCCTGCGCCCGCCACGCGGAGCGCGATGCGCTGGTGGTGCGCCACCAGGACGTGCGCCTGAGCTACGTCGCGCTGAAGCACAAGGTCGATGCGCTGGCCTGCGGCCTGATGCGCCTCGGCCTGGAGCCGGGCGAGCGCGTCGGCATCTGGTCGCAGAACAACGCGGAATGGGCGCTGACGCAGTTCGCCACCGCCAAGGCCGGGCTGGTGCTGGTGAACATCAACCCGGCCTATCGCCGTGCGGAACTGGAATACGCGCTGAACAAGGTCGGCTGCCGCGCGCTGGTCCTGTCGCCGTCGTTCAAGACCAGCGACTACCTGGAGATGATCGGCGACCTCGCCCCCGAACTCGGCCACTGCGAGCCCGGCCTGCTGCGCAGCCATGCGCTGCCGGCGCTGGAATTCGTCATCCGCATGGGCGCCGGGCGCACGCCGGGCATGCTGAACCTCGACGACCTGCTCGCGGCGCCCACGCGCGACGAACTGACCGCGCTGGCATTGCGCGGCGAGAAGCTGCAGTTCGACGACCCGATCAACATCCAGTTCACCTCCGGCACCACCGGCCACCCCAAGGGCGCGACGCTGTCGCACCACAACATCCTCAACAACGGCTACTTCGTCGGCGAGGCGATCCGCCTGGTGCCCGGCGACCGCCTGTGCATCCCGGTGCCGCTGTACCACTGCTTCGGCATGGTGATGGGCAACCTCGGCTGCCTGACGCACGGCGCCACGATGGTGTACCCGGCCGAGGCGTTCGATCCGCTGTCGGTGCTGGAAGCGGTGTCGGACGAGAAATGCACCGCGCTGTACGGCGTGCCGACCATGTTCATCGCCGCGCTCGACCATCCGCGCTTCGCCGGATTCGACATCGCCAGCCTGCGCACCGGCATCATGGCCGGCAGCCCGTGCCCGATCGAGGTCATGAAGCGCGTCATCGAACGCATGAACATGCGCGAAGTGACGATCGCCTACGGCATGACCGAAACCTCGCCGGTGAGCTTCCAGAGCGGCACCGACGACCCTATCGACCGCCGCGTGTCCACGGTGGGCCGCATCCAGCCGCACCTGGAAGTGAAGATCGTCGACAACGAGGGCCGCATCGTGCCGCGCGGCATGCCGGGCGAACTGTGCACCCGCGGCTACTCGGTCATGCTCGGCTACTGGGGCGACGAGGCGAGGACGAAGGAAGCGATCGACGCCGCCGGCTGGATGCACACCGGCGACCTCGCGGTGATCGACGAAGCCGGCTACTGCAACATCGTCGGCCGCATCAAGGACATGGTGATCCGCGGCGGCGAGAACATCTATCCGCGCGAGATCGAGGAATTCCTCTACTCCCACCCCGGGATCCTCGACGTGCAGGTGGTCGGCGTGCCCGACGAGAAATACGGCGAGGAACTGTGCGCGTGGATCATCCCGCGCGAGGAAGGCGCGCTCACCGAGGCCGACGTGCGCGCCTTCTGCCAGGGCCAGATCGCGCACTACAAGATCCCGCGCCACATCCGCTTCGTCGACAGCTTCCCGATGACGGTGACGGGAAAGATCCAGAAGTTCATGATCCGGGAGAAAATGAAGCAGGAACTGGGGCTGCAGGAGTCCAGGACCGCCTGA